DNA from Pseudodesulfovibrio senegalensis:
ACATGGTGGAACGCCAGTGGCGTTTGGATTTCAAGTCCCTGAACCCCACACTGGGCCGCCAGACATTTCGCGTTCCCACCATCCGCCAGCTTGGCGCCACCCTGACCCTGAACAACGGTGCCACCGTGAAGCTCAGGCAGCTGCGCAACAACGTGCTTTCGCCCGGGGCCGTGACCCCGCCGGGCATCAGCGGCAACCTGATCTACGCGGCCAAGGGGCGGCTTGCTGATTTCAACGGCATGGACCCGCAGGGCGCGGTGGTCATGCTGGACATGGATTCTGGCAGGAACTGGGGCAACGCGGCCCTGCTTGGTGCGCGTGCACTGATTTTCATCGGTTCGGGCAACGACCCCACGCCCAAGGCACTGTTCGAGAACAAGGTGGAGCTGACCCCGGTGGACCTGCCCATGTTCTGGATGTCCGAAACCGAGGCCGAGGCGCGGTTCAGAGGGCGTCTCACGCCCGGCGCGCCTTCCTGGCTGGACAGGGTGTTGCTGACATCCAAGGCCCGTTGGGAACAGGCCCGCGTCCAGAACGTGTATTGCATGATTCCCGGCACAGACCCGAAACGCTCCGAACAGGTCCTGATTCTGGAAGCGCCCTATGACTCCACGGCCTATGTGAATGGCCACGCTCCCGGTGCGGACGAAGCATCGTCCATGGCCACGCTCATGGAGATCGCCCGGGACCTGAGGAAGAATCCCCCCGCACGGAGCGTACTGCTGCTGGGCACGGGAGCCCATTCGCAGGCGCAGGCGGGCATGCGGGAATTCACGGCCGCACTGGTGACCGAGAACAGCGAGCTGGCCGAGCAGGTCGCCGGGCTGGAGAAGCGGCTGGAGCGCACCGCACGCGTGCGCCAACTGCTGGATCGCCCTGAACCGCTGGCAATCGAAGGGCTTGCCCCGGACGAGGTGGACATGCTGCGCGAGGCTTTTCGCGTGGCCACCCGCAACGCTCAGGACCTTTTGACCAACGACCTCATGCGCATGCGCATGCTGGCCCGGGGCAAGGGCTTGCAAAAGGACGTGGCACCGCAGGACGGCAAGACGTTCGACATCAAGCGGCGCATCAAGCGGGTGGCGGCCCGCAGGCTCAAGCTCAAGCGGCTGTATTGGGTGCAGTCTTCGCGCACGGACGTGGGGCCGGACCCGGAAGAGGCCGAAATTCTGTTGCGTTATCTGGAACCGGCCCGGCACTGGCAGGGCCGGGTGCACAGGGATCTGGCCGCGCGGCTGGAATCCGCCCAGTCCGCCCTGCGGCTCAAGGAGGTTCTGGGAGAAAGGCGTATTGCCGCGCACATGTCCCTGTATCTTTCCAGTCACGGCAAGGGCGTGGGCGGTTTTGACAAGGGCTGGCTCTACGACCTCAAGCCCGAGGTGAACCGCACCCGTTTTTTCAGCCCGGTTCATGATCTCTTTCAGGATGCGGCAGCCACATTACCGAAAAAGCTCAAACCGCTGTACCACGGCACGCTGCGGCCCAGCCGCTTGCGCACGTGGGAAAGCTATCTGCCGGACACCCCGGAGATGGGCGGCGAGCCCATGGCCCTGGCCGGGTTCCCCGGATTCACGCTGGCCACGGTGCACGACGTGCGCCCCGCATGGAAAACACCCTATGACCAGCCGGACCGCGTGGACTTCGGCTACCTGCGGCAACAGGCGCAGGTGGTGCGCACGCTGGCGCGCGCGCTGGTCGACAAGCCGCTGGCGGACGCGGGCAAACGGGCCAAGGACCGTTTCGTGGTGCTGGGCGGCAGGGCCAACCTGATGCGCAAGGGCGAGATTTTTCCGGACAAGCCCGGAACGGACATGGTGGTGCTCTGCTACCAGTGGGCCACGCGCACCTACGGCATGGTGGATACGGACGGACGTTTTCGCATTCCGGGCCTGGCCAGCAAGAAGGTCAGTTATCACAAGGCTGTGCTCGAAGGGCTGCGGTTTGATCAGGACACCGGACTGGCCCAATGGGCCGTGGACAAGCCCAAGACCGGCAAGGACGCCTATCGCGTCAAGCTCAAGCGCAACCGTATGGAGACCGACCTGACCCTGTTCACCTGCACGCAGACAACGGTCTTCAACATGTTCGATTCGCGCACATTCAAATATCTGTACCGGCCCAAGCTCATCGACGCGCGCACCGAGGCTCCGCCCGTGAGCTATTGGTACAGCCGTCTGGATACGCGTCAGTCCACCATGGGCACCCTGTTTCTTGAACCGGACGTACCCATCAAGCTGACCCTTTCGGACACGGTGCTGGACAAGAAGGAACTGCTGCTGAACGCAGACCCCGAACATCCGCAGGGCGTGGGCTATCTGGCGCGCAGCTGGCCCACCATCCCCATGACCGAATACCGGGCCGCCAACGACATGTGGAATCTTGTCACCCCGAGGGTGCGCAACCTCGAGACAAAGGGCATCGTCAATCAGCGGGTGCGTGACCTGACCCGGAAAGGCCGGGAAGAGCTGGAACAGGCCCGCGAATATCGCGGCGAGCTGCGGTGGGATGCCTTTATGGAAGCCTCGCGTTCGTCGCTGGCCAAGGCCACGCGCGTATACAACGAGGTGGATTCCATCCAGAAGGATGTGCTGGTGGGTGTGCTGTTCTACGTGGCCCTGTTCATGCCCTTTGCCTACTGCATGGAGCGGCTGCTGTTCGGATTCGCGGACATCAAGAAACGCATCGGCGCGTTTCTCGGGTTGCTGACTGCCATCATCGGTGCGGTCTATCTGGTGCATCCGGCGTTCGAGCTTACCTACAGCCCCATGGTGGTCATACTGGCTTTCTTCATTCTCACGCTTTCCCTGCTGGTGAGCATGATCATCTTCTTCCGTTTTGAGCGCGAAATGGTGGAACTGCAACGCCGCTCCAAGCATATGAAGCTTACGGACATCAG
Protein-coding regions in this window:
- a CDS encoding FtsX-like permease family protein, with product MRTTANAFLFLLLVVACMPHAAQAAWHGEAFVRAMAALEDRSPGMPGASAAADMVERQWRLDFKSLNPTLGRQTFRVPTIRQLGATLTLNNGATVKLRQLRNNVLSPGAVTPPGISGNLIYAAKGRLADFNGMDPQGAVVMLDMDSGRNWGNAALLGARALIFIGSGNDPTPKALFENKVELTPVDLPMFWMSETEAEARFRGRLTPGAPSWLDRVLLTSKARWEQARVQNVYCMIPGTDPKRSEQVLILEAPYDSTAYVNGHAPGADEASSMATLMEIARDLRKNPPARSVLLLGTGAHSQAQAGMREFTAALVTENSELAEQVAGLEKRLERTARVRQLLDRPEPLAIEGLAPDEVDMLREAFRVATRNAQDLLTNDLMRMRMLARGKGLQKDVAPQDGKTFDIKRRIKRVAARRLKLKRLYWVQSSRTDVGPDPEEAEILLRYLEPARHWQGRVHRDLAARLESAQSALRLKEVLGERRIAAHMSLYLSSHGKGVGGFDKGWLYDLKPEVNRTRFFSPVHDLFQDAAATLPKKLKPLYHGTLRPSRLRTWESYLPDTPEMGGEPMALAGFPGFTLATVHDVRPAWKTPYDQPDRVDFGYLRQQAQVVRTLARALVDKPLADAGKRAKDRFVVLGGRANLMRKGEIFPDKPGTDMVVLCYQWATRTYGMVDTDGRFRIPGLASKKVSYHKAVLEGLRFDQDTGLAQWAVDKPKTGKDAYRVKLKRNRMETDLTLFTCTQTTVFNMFDSRTFKYLYRPKLIDARTEAPPVSYWYSRLDTRQSTMGTLFLEPDVPIKLTLSDTVLDKKELLLNADPEHPQGVGYLARSWPTIPMTEYRAANDMWNLVTPRVRNLETKGIVNQRVRDLTRKGREELEQAREYRGELRWDAFMEASRSSLAKATRVYNEVDSIQKDVLVGVLFYVALFMPFAYCMERLLFGFADIKKRIGAFLGLLTAIIGAVYLVHPAFELTYSPMVVILAFFILTLSLLVSMIIFFRFEREMVELQRRSKHMKLTDISPAAAFTAAFVLGVGNLRRRPVRTALTLATLVILTFTIMNFTTVKSVNQKGWSEFSDTASYHGLFMKNFNWTDLPTEALNVVSDAYRGKGVVAPRVWYETGMTGDKSHAPVIPLTMKDRTANARAVIGLSYLEPQVSGLDRMLVEGRWFTPGERHVCMLPERIARQLDVRPGGSVSVWGVSYTVTGIFADTGLRDNPDLDGEPMTPIVYPSRAAVQMSEVEAEAMGEGEDVVDYESRYQHIAGYDTVIIPAELLLSLGRTGHLKGLAVRETDPDSEATLGDRFGLMIFRGGPDGTSLFFTSNTVNYSGVANILIPLCISILIVLNTMIGSVHERRPEIAVYTSVGLAPPHVAFLFIAEALAFAVISVVIGYLLAQVSAVALSGTALWEGMTANYSSTAGVAAMVLVILVVVISALYPARVAARIAIPDVNRSWTMPEAKGDTLTVVLPFLINLREQASAGGFLHEYYRTHLDVSHGAFSTADIGCSFIDAGDSAAVDQLALMARAEDMLSSSEICFRLEFRAWLAPFDFGVRQKVDLHFCPSDIYRGYRQIQVTLMREAGEHKAWENLNRNFLNDLRKQLLAWRALDDESVQGYASDLAEHFSERTRQTGEVG